A window of the Brassica oleracea var. oleracea cultivar TO1000 chromosome C1, BOL, whole genome shotgun sequence genome harbors these coding sequences:
- the LOC106297618 gene encoding carotenoid cleavage dioxygenase 8, chloroplastic, which translates to MASLITAKAIMSHHHVLSSTRITTLCSDKAIDNQQRKTKLQISHRFFSRRTISAAVINSASPVPKKETVEDERRCHVAWTSVQQEKWEGELTVQGKIPTWLNGTYLRNGPGLWNIGDHDFRHLFDGYSTLVKLEFDDGRIFSGHRLLESNAYKAAKKHKKLCYREFSETPKPSRSNFKNPFSGVGEIVKLFSGESLTDNANTGVIRLGDGRVMCLTETQKGSILVDHDTLDTIGKFKYDDGLCDHMIHSAHPIVTETEMWTLIPDLVKPGYRVVRMEAGSNKREVVGRVKCRSGSWGPGWVHSFAVTENYVLIPEMPLRYSVRNLLRAEPTPLYKFEWCPNDGAFVHVMSKLTGEIVASVEVPAYLTFHFINAYEEDENGDGKATVIIADCCEHNADTRILDMLRLHTLRSSHGDDVLPDARIGRFRIPLDGSKYGKLETAVEAEKHGRAMDMCSINPLYLGLKYRYVYACGAKRPCNFPNALTKVDIVEKEVKIWHEHGIIPSEPFFVPRPGATHEDDGVVISIVSEENGGSYAILLDGSSFEEIARAKFPYGLPYGLHGCWIPKH; encoded by the exons ATGGCTTCGTTGATCACAGCCAAAGCAATTATGAGTCATCATCATGTTTTGTCCTCAACTAGAATCACTACACTTTGTTCCGACAAAGCCATCGACAACCAACAAAGAAAAACAAAACTCCAAATCTCTCACCGATTTTTCTCCCGCCGAACAATATCTGCAGCTGTAATCAACTCAGCGTCGCCTGTGCCGAAGAAAGAGACGGTGGAAGATGAGAGACGGTGTCATGTTGCGTGGACAAGTGTACAACAAGAGAAGTGGGAGGGTGAGCTTACTGTCCAAGGAAAGATCCCCACTTGGCTG AATGGTACGTATCTAAGAAACGGACCGGGCCTATGGAACATCGGAGACCACGACTTCCGACATCTCTTCGACGGCTACTCCACACTAGTCAAGCTCGAATTCGACGACGGTCGTATATTCTCCGGCCACCGTCTCCTCGAATCCAACGCCTACAAAGCCGCCAAGAAACACAAGAAGCTCTGTTACCGCGAATTCTCCGAGACTCCAAAACCGTCGAGAAGCAACTTCAAGAACCCTTTCTCCGGGGTCGGAGAGATCGTCAAACTATTCTCCGGCGAGTCTTTAACGGACAACGCCAACACCGGAGTGATCCGTCTCGGTGACGGACGTGTCATGTGCCTCACGGAGACTCAAAAAGGATCGATTCTTGTCGACCATGATACGTTAGACACGATAGGGAAGTTCAAATACGACGACGGTTTGTGCGATCACATGATCCACTCGGCGCATCCCATCGTGACAGAGACGGAGATGTGGACGTTGATACCTGATCTTGTTAAGCCTGGTTACCGGGTCGTGAGGATGGAGGCCGGGTCGAATAAAAGGGAGGTTGTGGGGCGGGTTAAATGTCGGTCCGGGTCGTGGGGACCCGGGTGGGTTCACTCGTTTGCGGTGACGGAGAATTATGTTTTGATACCGGAAATGCCCCTGAGGTATTCGGTGAGGAATCTGCTTAGAGCTGAGCCGACGCCGCTTTACAAGTTTGAGTGGTGTCCTAACGACGGAGCTTTTGTTCATGTCATGTCCAAACTCACTGGAGAAATC GTGGCAAGCGTGGAGGTCCCTGCATACTTAACGTTTCACTTCATAAACGCATACGAAGAAGATGAAAATGGAGACGGGAAAGCGACGGTCATCATTGCAGATTGTTGCGAACACAACGCAGATACGCGGATACTCGATATGCTCCGTCTCCACACATTACGTTCCTCACATGGTGACGACGTCTTACCCGACGCTAG GATTGGAAGATTCAGGATACCGTTGGATGGAAGCAAGTACGGGAAACTGGAGACGGCAGTGGAGGCGGAGAAGCATGGGAGGGCGATGGATATGTGCAGCATCAACCCTTTGTATTTGGGTCTAAAGTATCGTTACGTTTATGCGTGTGGTGCTAAAAGACCTTGTAACTTCCCCAATGCCCTCACCAAG GTTGATATTGTGGAGAAGGAAGTGAAGATCTGGCACGAACATGGCATTATACCATCCGAGCCATTCTTTGTGCCTCGTCCAGGCGCAACCCATGAAGATGATG GAGTGGTGATATCGATAGTAAGTGAAGAAAATGGAGGAAGCTATGCGATATTGCTTGATGGAAGCTCCTTTGAAGAAATAGCAAGAGCCAAGTTTCCTTATGGTCTTCCTTATGGCTTACATGGTTGCTGGATCCCCAAGCACTGA
- the LOC106301245 gene encoding LOW QUALITY PROTEIN: shikimate kinase 2, chloroplastic-like (The sequence of the model RefSeq protein was modified relative to this genomic sequence to represent the inferred CDS: deleted 2 bases in 1 codon) yields MYLVGMMGSGKTTVGKIMARALVYTFFDCDTLIEEAMNGTSVAEIFENFGESVFREKETEALKKISLMYHQVVVSTGGGAVIRPINWKYTHKGISIWLDVPRIAALGTNSRPLLHDDESGGGPYTVALTRLSTIWEARGEAYTNASARVSLENITSKLGYRKVSDLTPTEIAIEAFEQVQSFLNKEDSMASPDDF; encoded by the exons ATGTATCTTGTTG GAATGATGGGTTCCGGGAAGACGACAGTTGGAAAGATAATGGCA AGAGCACTTGTTTATACATTCTTTGATTG TGACACATTGATCGAGGAGGCGATGAATGGAACTTCTGTAGCTGAGATATTTGAGAATTTCGGTGAGAGTGTCTTCAGAGAGAAAGAG ACCGAGGCATTAAAGAAGATCTCTCTGATGTACCACCAAGTTGTTGTGTCAACAGGTGGAGGTGCGGTTATAAGACCCATTAACTG GAAGTATACGCATAAAGGTATTAGCATTTGGCTTGATGTTCCGAGAATTGCTGCTCTAGGAACTAATTCAAGACCATTGTTACATGATGATGAGTCAGGAGGAGGCCCATACACAGTG GCTTTAACCCGTCTTTCAACTATATGGGAAGCACGCGGTGAAGCATACACTAACGCAAGCGCGAGAGTCTCCTTGGAGA ATATTACATCAAAGCTCGGGTATAGAAAAGTCTCAGATCTTACACCAACTGAAATCGCCATTGAG GCCTTTGAGCAAGTTCAGAGCTTTCTAAATAAAGAGGACAGTATGGCTAGTCCGGATGACTTCTAG
- the LOC106295713 gene encoding F-box protein At1g30790-like, translating to MEVETLTRLPGKSLMKFLCVCKTWYSLIRSQRFVASYYVAKPSRFIVAFTNSAGGDDPKRLFILSGEEETSSSSSSLVANLDMTIPSVTLRHGAYKYFSVHGFITCFEMSNFIICNPSTGQVITFHCKAPATSLGYDPVDDQFKALTHVTSNYDHNPSVMVHEVITLGRGGVVSRTQLTSPPYYRVTRGRCINGFMYYGAYAPWESKTPVFVCFDVRHERILSFITTPPEVLVWQAFTSLIEYKGKPAVVVPNCLRVSGSSFNCFNLWILEDVTKHEWSKQTFELPLYFPFTLGMGQRMISQGTNKAGEIIFSPTTLPGRAKPFYVFYFNPDTKSTRRVRIHGVADTEEFWSRYGLTGICCVSFSPQHNDSIAFL from the coding sequence ATGGAGGTGGAGACACTGACTAGATTGCCTGGAAAGTCGCTTATGAAGTTCCTATGCGTGTGCAAGACTTGGTATTCCCTTATCCGAAGCCAAAGATTCGTGGCTTCATACTACGTTGCGAAGCCATCACGTTTTATAGTCGCTTTCACCAACAGTGCAGGTGGTGATGATCCCAAGCGTCTGTTCATCTTGTCGGGAGAGGAGGAAACTTCTTCTTCTTCTTCTTCTTTGGTTGCCAATCTAGACATGACAATACCCTCAGTGACCTTGCGTCACGGCGCCTACAAGTATTTTTCCGTCCATGGCTTTATCACTTGTTTTGAGATGTCAAATTTCATTATATGTAACCCTAGCACGGGGCAAGTCATTACCTTTCACTGCAAGGCACCGGCCACATCCTTGGGATACGATCCTGTAGATGATCAATTCAAAGCATTGACCCATGTGACATCTAACTATGATCATAACCCTAGTGTCATGGTGCACGAGGTTATAACACTTGGACGAGGAGGAGTAGTATCTCGTACCCAACTTACCTCCCCGCCTTATTACCGTGTAACTAGGGGACGATGCATCAATGGTTTCATGTATTATGGTGCTTATGCTCCATGGGAAAGTAAGACTCCTGTGTTTGTGTGTTTTGATGTTAGACATGAGAGGATACTAAGTTTTATCACAACGCCTCCGGAGGTCCTGGTTTGGCAGGCTTTTACATCATTGATAGAATACAAAGGGAAGCCAGCTGTCGTTGTACCAAACTGTTTGAGAGTAAGTGGTTCTTCTTTCAACTGTTTTAATCTTTGGATACTGGAGGATGTGACGAAACATGAGTGGTCCAAACAAACATTTGAGCTTCCCTTGTATTTTCCCTTCACTCTTGGGATGGGTCAGCGTATGATCTCCCAAGGAACCAACAAGGCTGGTGAAATCATTTTCTCCCCAACAACTCTGCCAGGCCGTGCCAAGCCCTTCTATGTTTTCTACTTCAACCCAGACACGAAGAGCACGAGAAGAGTCAGGATCCACGGAGTCGCTGATACTGAAGAGTTCTGGAGCCGTTATGGACTCACAGGCATATGCTGCGTCTCTTTCTCACCCCAACACAATGATAGTATTGCTTTTTTATAA
- the LOC106329143 gene encoding uncharacterized protein LOC106329143: MTDVKEEAATNSKESGPSSIKLPMLTSTNYIVWAMRMKIALKVNKVWETIDPGRKHEEKNNMDIALLFQSVPEALILQVGDLDTAKGVWDVVKARYVGAERVREARLQTLMDEFDRLKMKEEDTIDAFVGKLSEISSKSSSLGEIIEEPKITKAYEERICEDEEEHQDDNGKLLYANNSESQQDGYGRGGQGRGGRGNWRGRGRGRYRGFYAQREAYKQGQNRDMSHITCFACDKQEHYASNCLDKLLKLQETDEKKEEDTQEAD; this comes from the exons ATGACCGATGTTAAAGAAGAAGCTGCGACGAACTCCAAAGAGAGTGGACCCTCCTCCATTAAACTTCCGATGCTGACCTCTACCAATTACATTGTTTGGGCTATGCGTATGAAGATTGCGCTTAAGGTCAACAAGGTGTGGGAAACTATTGATCCAGGAAGAAAACATGAAGAAAAGAATAACATGGATATTGCTTTGCTATTTCAATCCGTTCCGGAAGCTTTAATACTACAAGTCGGTGATCTTGATACAGCAAAAGGAGTATGGGATGTAGTCAAAGCGAGATATGTCGGAGCTGAGAGAGTACGAGAAGCGAGGTTGCAAACCCTAATGGATGAGTTTGATAGACTTAAGATGAAAGAAGAAGATACCATTGATGCATTCGTGGGAAAGCTCTCCGAAATCTCTTCAAAGTCTTCCTCCTTAGGAGAAATCATTGAAGAACCAAAGATC ACTAAAGCATATGAAGAACGTATATGTGAAGACGAAGAGGAACATCAAGATGATAATGGAAAGTTGTTATACGCTAACAACAGCGAGTCACAACAAGACGGGTATGGCCGAGGAGGACAAGGAAGAGGTGGACGAGGTAACTGGAGAGGAAGAGGTCGAGGTCGCTACAGAGGTTTCTATGCACAAAGAGAGGCGTATAAGCAAGGTCAAAACCGAGATATGAGCCACATCACTTGCTTTGCGTGTGATAAACAAGAACATTACGCAAGTAATTGTCTTGACAAGTTGCTTAAACTGCAAGAAACTGATGAGAAGAAAGAAGAAGATACACAAGAAGCTGATTAA
- the LOC106294185 gene encoding F-box protein At1g30790-like translates to MDTVTTRSPAKRVVTHHQKEVYESRDKKLHVLLPYDMEVETLTRLPGKSLMKFLCVCKTWYSLIRSQRFVASYCAAKPSRFIVAFTNNAGGDDPKRLFILSGEEETSSSSSSLVANLDMTIPSVTLPHGAYKYFSVHGFITCFEMSNFIICNPSTGQVITFHCKAPATSLGYDPVDDQFKALTHVTSNYDHNPSVMVHEVITLGRGGVVSRTQLTSPPYYRVTRGRCINGFMYYGAYAPWESKTPVFVCFDVRHERILSFITTPPEVLVWQAFTSLIEYKGKPAVVVPNCLRVSGSSFNCFNLWILEDVTKHEWSKQTFELPLYFPFTLGMGQRMISQGTNKAGEIIFSPTTLPGRAKPFYVFYFNPDTKSTRRVRIHGVADTEEFWSRYGLTGICCVSFSPQHNDSIAFL, encoded by the coding sequence ATGGATACAGTGACGACTAGATCGCCTGCAAAGAGGGTGGTGACCCATCACCAAAAAGAAGTCTACGAGTCAAGGGACAAGAAGCTACATGTCCTCCTCCCTTACGATATGGAGGTGGAGACACTGACTAGATTGCCTGGAAAGTCGCTTATGAAGTTCCTATGCGTGTGCAAGACTTGGTATTCCCTTATCCGAAGCCAAAGATTCGTGGCTTCATACTGCGCTGCGAAGCCATCCCGTTTTATAGTCGCTTTCACCAACAATGCAGGTGGTGATGATCCCAAGCGTCTGTTCATCTTGTCGGGAGAGGAGGAAACTTCTTCTTCTTCTTCTTCTTTGGTTGCCAATCTAGACATGACAATACCCTCAGTGACCTTGCCTCACGGCGCCTACAAGTATTTTTCCGTCCATGGCTTTATCACTTGTTTTGAGATGTCAAATTTCATTATATGTAACCCTAGCACGGGGCAAGTCATTACCTTTCACTGCAAGGCACCGGCCACATCCTTGGGATACGATCCTGTAGATGATCAATTCAAAGCATTGACCCATGTGACATCTAACTATGATCATAACCCTAGTGTCATGGTGCACGAGGTTATAACACTTGGACGAGGAGGAGTAGTATCTCGTACCCAACTTACCTCCCCGCCTTATTACCGTGTAACTAGGGGACGATGCATCAATGGTTTCATGTATTATGGTGCTTATGCTCCATGGGAAAGTAAGACTCCTGTGTTTGTGTGTTTTGATGTTAGACATGAGAGGATACTAAGTTTTATCACAACGCCTCCGGAGGTCCTGGTTTGGCAGGCTTTTACATCATTGATAGAATACAAAGGGAAGCCAGCTGTCGTTGTACCAAACTGTTTGAGAGTAAGTGGTTCTTCTTTCAACTGTTTTAATCTTTGGATACTGGAGGATGTGACGAAACATGAGTGGTCCAAACAAACATTTGAGCTTCCCTTGTATTTTCCCTTCACTCTTGGGATGGGTCAGCGTATGATCTCCCAAGGAACCAACAAGGCTGGTGAAATCATTTTCTCCCCAACAACTCTGCCAGGCCGTGCCAAGCCCTTCTATGTTTTCTACTTCAACCCAGACACGAAGAGCACGAGAAGAGTCAGGATCCACGGAGTCGCTGATACTGAAGAGTTCTGGAGCCGTTATGGACTCACAGGCATATGCTGCGTCTCTTTCTCACCCCAACACAATGATAGTATTGCTTTTTTATAA